In Granulicella mallensis MP5ACTX8, the sequence AGCGATGCAGGCTCTGGGTGGCTACAAGAGTGGACGCATGCTGTTTCTCGGCACCGGAACAGGGCTAGGGTCGGCGATGATTCTGGACGGCGTCGTCGTGCCGCTGGAACTGGCCCATCTCCCCTACAAAAAAGGCCACACCTACGAGGAGTACATCGGCGCAGCTGGCCTGGAGCATCGCGGCAAAAAGCGCTGGCGCAGATCGGTGCTCGACATCATCGAGCTCCTGCAAAAGGCCATGGTCTGCGATAACGTCCTGTTAGGCGGCGGCAACGCGAAGCTCATGAAGAAGCTTCCGCCGCATATCGTAGTGGGCTCCAACGAAAACGCCGTCAAAGGCGGCTTCAGGCTCTGGGAAGATCTGACATCGAAACAGGCAGCCAAGCTGTAGTTGCTAATGAGACTCACGATGTCCCAGACATCGTCTCGCAACGAAACCCCATCCCACTGTGTCTAAGATCTAGGTACAGCGCCCGTGCGCTTAAAGGAGCACCAGTTCCGTGGGACATCTCTACAACAATATTCTCGAAACAGTCGGCCACACCCCGGTTGTACGAATCAACAAACTCGCGCCGCCGGATATCAATCTTTACGTCAAGGTCGAAGCCTTCAACCCACTCGGTTCCGTAAAGGATCGCCTGGCCCTCGGCGTGATCGAAGATGCCGAGCGTCGCGGAGAACTGAAGCCAGGACAGACCGTCATTGAGTCGACCAGCGGCAACACCGGCATCGGACTCGCCATGGTCTGCGCGCAGAAAGGCTACCCGCTCGTCCTCGTGCTCGGTGAAAACTTCAGCGTCGAGCGCCGAAAACTCATGCGTTTCCTTGGCGCAAAGGTCATTCTCACACCCGCTTCGGGCCGCGCCACCGGCGCAGGAGAGAAAGCAAAGGAACTCGCCGAAAAGCACGGCTGGTTTATGACCCGCCAGTTCGATAACGAAGCCAACGCTGAGATGCACGAGCGTACCACCGCCGTAGAAATCCTCGAAGACTTCGACGGGGAACGTCTCGACTACTTTGTCACAGGCTATGGAACGGGCGGCACCCTCAACGGCATCGGCCGCGTGCTCGCAAAGCAACGCCCTGAGACGCAGGTCATCGTCGCTGAACCCGAGGAAGCTCCCATGCTCTCCAGCGGACTCCCGCAGGAGCGAGACGCCGAAGGGATCGCATCGGCAGCTCACCCCTCGTGGAACCCACATCCCTTCCAGGGCTGGAATCCCAACTTTCTCTCCAGACTCATGGGTGAGGCACAAGACATGAACTTCATTCGTGAAGTTGTCCTGGTACCCGGCGCTGAAGCGATGAAGCGGAGCCGCGAACTCGCTACGCAGGAAGGCATCTTCGTCGGCATCTCTTCCGGTGGAACTTTCGCCGCAGCCCTGCGCATTGCGGAAAAGGCACCGAAGGGATCTACGATCCTCTGCATGCTGCCCGATACCGGTGAACGCTACCTCAGCACACCGCTCTTCGCGGACATTTCGGTCGATATGACGGAAGAAGAGATCGCTATTGCGCACAGCACACCAAGCTTCTGGCTACCTGCTGCCAAATAAAACAGCCCGCCACTATACGAAGACCACGAAGGGCTGCCTCACGGCAGCCCTTCGTGTGTTTGCATTCAGCTGCGAGACACGAGTTACGAGTCTATTTCTCAGGCAGACGCGCTGCGGCCGGGAGTTCCGCGGCATCCGGCCCGTGGAGGTATTCAGGATGCTGATCCTTGCCCAGCAGGGAGGCGATCTTTGAGGCGTACTCGGCATCGGCCTTCTTGAAGTGCGAGAGCTGCAGCTTCTGGATACGCAGCGGCGTCTGGCCCAGCGAGTCCGCAATGGCCTTCGCCGTACGGTTCTTCTGGCCTTCGTCGAACAACCGCCATAGATCTCCCGCCTGCGTGTAGTCGTCGTTGTTCTCGCGGTGGTCGTAGCGAGCGATCTTCTCCAACGTGGTGCTGGTGGTGTAGGGACGCTCGGTGTACCTGGGATCCTGGGCGGGGCCGCCGAAGCTGTTGGGCTCGTAGTTCGGCAGCGAGCCATAGTTGCCGTCGAAGCGCATCGCGCCGTCGCGGTTGTAGTTGGCGCCAGCGTTCTTGCGTGCGTTGATCGGCAGCAGGTCGTAGTTCGTGCCGATGCGGTAACGATGCGCGTCCGGGTAGCTGAGCAAGCGGCCCTGCAACATCTTGTCCGGCGAGTAGCCCATGCCCGGCACGATGTTCGACGGGTTGAAGGCAGCCTGCTCGGTCTCGGCAAAGTAGTTATCCGGCATGCGATCGAGCGTCATTACGCCAACGTCGATCACCGGATAGTCTGCGTGCGGCCAGACCTTGGTGAGATCGAACGGGTTGTACTTGAACTTGTCGATCTCGCTCTCCGGCATTACCTGGATCTGCACGCGCCACGACGGAAACTCACCGCGCTCGATGGCATGGTGCAGGTCGCGCTGAGAATAGTCAGGATCAGCGCCGGCAAGCTTCTCGGCTTCTTCGACCGGCAGGTTCTTGATGCCCTGGTTGGTCTTGAAGTGCCACTTGACGTAATGCAACTCACCCGCCGCATTGATCAGCGAGAAGGTGTGCGACGAGTAGCCGTTCATGTGGCGATAGCCATCGGGAATGCCGCGGTCGGAGAACAGGATCGTAACCTGGTGCAGGCTCTCGGGAGACAGGCTCCAGAAGTCCCACATCATCGTGGCGGACTTCAGGTTCGAGCCCGGCTCACGCTTCTGCGTATGGATGAAGTCACCGAACTTGAGAGGATCGCGGATGAAGAACACAGGCGTGTTGTTGCCGACCATGTCCCAGTTCCCTTCCTCGGTATAGAACTTGATCGCAAAGCCGCGCGGGTCGCGAGCCGTATCGGCCGAGCCCTTTTCGCCGCCCACAGTAGAGAAGCGGATGAACATCGGGCAGGTATTGCCGACCTTCGAGAAGAGTTTAGCGGAGGTGTACTTCGTGATGTCGTGCGTCACGACGAAGTTACCGTGCGCGCCGGAACCCTTGGCATGGACCACGCGCTCGGGAATGCGTTCGCGGTTGAACTGCGCCATCTTCTCGAAGAGTTGGAAGTCGTCAAGTGTGATGGGCCCACGCCGGCCGGCGGTGACAGAGTTCTGATTGTCTCCGACGGGACGGCCCTGGTTCGTGGTAAGTGCCTGGGTACTGGGCTTCGGGCTGCTGCCGTTGGTGCTGTTCTTGTCTGCCATGTTTGCTCTCCCGGTTAACTCGTAGTCCATTGGACGCTACGGCCCCAAAGGCGTTGCCTCTGAATGGACACGGCCTCCAGCAATCACGGCATGACCAAAGAATTACGCAACAGGCTGAACTTGAAGAAGTTCCAACGCACCGCGAGCCGTAAGCTCAGAAGCAACAGCAGATCCGAGTTCGCAGGCTGGTGTGCCAAACGGAACTTTCTGCACGACATGCGCCACCTGCTCTCCGTCGGGAGAAACAACCATCGCATGCAGGTGCCACTGGTCATCCACGGCATGACAGAAGGCGCCCAGCGGAAGCTGGCAGCCTCCCCCCAGAACGGCGAGCACTGTACGCTCGGCCTGAACGGCATATTCTGTCGCGGAATCGTTGAGCTCACGAATAGCCGCATAGATGGCTGGATCGCGGCTGGAATCTTCGGTATCCAGCGGGTGAAGCGGACATCGAGTCTCGAGCGCAAGCGCTCCCTGACCGGGTGCGGGGGTCAATTCGTCGATCGAGAAGCGCTGATGGACGTTTTCTGCACGGCCAATGCGGTCGAGCCCGGCGCTGGCGAGGACCAGCGCGTCGGCCTGGCCTTCGCTCCACTTGCGCAGGCGCGTATCGATATTGCCGCGCATCTCGACGAACTCCAGATCGGGACGCAGGGCCAGCAGCATCGCCTGGCGACGCGGGCTGGTCGTGCCGATGCGTGCCCCTGAGGGCAGCATGTGCAAGCCCCAGTAGCTCTCACAAACGAAGGCGTCGCGGGCGTCGGCGCGCACGGGAATCGCCGCCAGGGTAAAGCGCGGGTCGAGCGTGGTGGGAAGATCCTTGAGCGAATGGACGGCGAGATCGATCTTGCCCACGGCAAGCGTGTCTTCGATCTCCTTGATGAAGATGCCCTTGGCGTCGAGCGAGGTGCCGTCGGGAAAGGTGGCCGGAGCAACGAAGCCGGGGTCCTGCATGCGATCCCCAACCGTGCGGATGACTTCGATCTCAACCGCGTGGCCGCGTTCACGAAGCTGCGCGGCGATATGGTTTGCCTGCCAGAGCGCGAGCTGAGAGCCGCGCGAGCCTATTCGAATGGTGGGTATAGTCACAGGTCTAGGATACGCCGCATCAGTGCAGTGGAATACGATACATACATGCGTGTAATTCTTTTCGGCGGTACCGGCATGGTGGGTCAGGGCGTTTTGCGACAGTGCATCGAGGATGCCGAAGTCGAACGCGTACTGCTTGTGGTGCGCAAGACTACAGGCCTGGCCTCAGGCAAGGTCGAGGAACTGGTACACAACAACTTCTTCGACTGGACCGGCGCTGAAGAGCATTTCGACGGCTACGACACCTGCTTCTTCTGCCTGGGAGTTTCATCCGTTGGCATGAGCGCGGCCAGCTACAGCCGAATTACGTACGATCTCACACTAAGTGTCGCGGAGATGCTGATCTCACGCGGGAGCCTGAAGACCTTCGTCTACGTCTCAGGCTCAGGTACCGACAGCACGGAGAAGGGCCGCAGCATGTGGGCCCGCGTAAAAGGCGCCACCGAAAACGCCCTGATGCGTCTCCCCTTGCCGAACGTCTTCTGCTTCCGTCCGGGATATATCCAGCCCCTGCACGGCATCCGCTCGAAGGTCGGCTGGTACAACGCGATCTATACGACGCTGTCGTGGACCTATCCCCTGCTGCGGCGCGTCGCTGCAGGCCTGGTGACGAGCACCGAAGAACTCGGCTGCGCCATGATCGGAGTGGCTCGGAGCGGATACCCGAAAAAGATATTGGAAACGCGGGATATTCAGGCGGCTGCGCTGCAGAGATAAGCGCTCAAGCTACTCGTCGGACTCAGAAGCATTCGCTGCTCCACGCAGCGCCGCGATCTGCGGATGCAGCAGCTTAGCAGTCAGCGACTTCGTCAACGCCTCAATCGCAGCCTGCTGCTCCGGCGTAAGCGGCTGCGGCGACAATCGTTGTGCCGTGCGCGCAAGTTCCTGCTGGCGTAGCGCTTCAGCTTCAAGCATGAGCTGCTTGATCGCCTGAGCCGCGGGCGCCTGGGCGAGACGCTCTCCATAAAGCTCAACCTCACGGCTCACAATAGACTCTGCAGCCTCGGCCTCGCGACTGCGGACAGCCTGGTTCTGCGCGGCCACCTGCTGCAAGTCGTCCATGTCGTAGACGAAGCAGCCTTCGAGCTTGTTGATCTCCGGCGCAACGTCGCGTGGCACAGCAATATCGATAAAGAACACAGGCCGATTGCGGCGGCGTTGCAGCAGCGCCCGCGCCCGGTCCGGAGTAAAGACATGCCCTGCACCCGTGCTCGTAATCACAATATCGGCGCGGTGCGATTGCTCGTGGAGCTGCTCGAACGGAATCACCCCGGTTGTAATCGAAGGCGTACGCAACGAGTCGGCGATCTTCTCAGCCCGGGCCTCGGTGCGGTTAGAAACCAGCAGCGTCGTCGCCCCCTGCTGGATCAGGTGCCGCGCGGCAAGATCGCTCATCTTCCCTGCCCCGACGATCAGCACCGTCTTGCCGTTCAGTGAACCGAAGATCTTGCGCGCCAGTTCGGCAGCGACCGACGCAATCGAAACTGTGGAACTTCCGATCTGCGTCTCAGTGCGTACCTTCTTCGCGACAGAAAACGCGCGCTGCAACAGCGGGTCGAGCGTCGAGCGAACCGCTCCGACCTCGCGGGCCACGGTCCACGACTGCTTGACCTGGCCGAGAATCTGCGGCTCCCCTACCACCATCGAGTCCAGCGAGCTGGCCACGCGAAACAGGTGCCGGATCGCCTCGCGCTCGCGGAACTCGTAGACATGCGGCTCGATCTCATTGGCGGGCAGATTGAGGTAGTCGTGCAGAAAACGCAGCATGCCCATAGGCGGCACGGACGACGCCTGGGGAGCATCCTGCACGGTCAACAACTCGACACGATTGCAGGTGGAAAGAATCAGCGCCTCGCGCACGCCGGGCTGATGCGCCAGCGTCCGCGTGGCATCGGCCAACCGCGAAACAGGAATCGCGAGCCGTTCGCGCACATCAAGCGGCGCAGTCGTGTGGTTCACGCCGAGCAGCAAAATGGACCCCGAGTTTGTCTTGAGTTCGCTCATGGGGCCTTAAACCTGTGCACGACAGAGAGCTGGTTGGCCGCCCATACCGCAAGCACCACCAGAAAGACGAAGCTGGAAAGATAGACCGCCCTGCGTCCACGCAGACCGCTATGACGGCGGATGAAGATCATCAGCATGTACGCGATCCACATCGCGAAGGAGAGCAGCACCTTAGGGTCGGCAAAGAACGCGGGGCCGATAGTCTGCAGAGCGATGACCGAACCGATCAGCAAGCCAGCCGTCATGCACGGCAGGCCGAAGAGCAGCGACTTCAGGGCGATCTGGTCGGTGGTTTCAAGCGGCGGCAGCCACGTGCGGGGCTGGCCGGCACGCTTCTGCTTCAACCGGCGCTCCTGGATGAGGTACAGCAGGCTGGCGATCAGGGAGAGAAACAGCGCCGCATACGCCGCCAGCAGCAGCGCCACATGCAGAAACAGCCAGAGGGTGCCGACGAAGGGGTAGGCGATCGTCTCGTGTCCGGGCCGGAAGGCGGGAACGATCGTCAGCAGCACCGCAATCGGCAGCAGGAAAATACCGAAGGAGACCGTCCGGTACTTTGCGGCCAGTACCAGGAACGCGCCTGCCAGCAGCAAACCGAGCATCGAAAGCGTCTCATGGGTGTCGACCGGCAGGGCGCGGTGCGCGGCGTAGAGGATCTCCACAAGGGCTACAAAATGGAAGAAAACTCCGGCAAGTGCCGCAGGGAGAGCAACATGCCGCCAGCGCGGACGGCTATAGAGGGCCGCAGGCAGCACCGCGAGCGCGGCAATGCCGTAGAGAAGAACCGCGACTCGGAGCCAGAGAAGGGACATTCGACCATGCACGGCGAAGGATTCGCCACAATGATCCAGTATAGCTGGCAGGAACGCGTCCTATGTCTTCGTTTGGTCTTTCAGTGTCATCCTGCGCTCATGGGCAGGAATCGAGCGGAGCCCGTTCAGCCGTTCGATCGGCTGTTGTCGTACGCCACGCTCTGGTCCAGATAGGACTGCAGCTTACCTTCAATGAGGCTGAGCGGCAGCAGGCTCGGGCGGTCGATGATCTCGATGGTCAGCATGCCGTCGGCATGGGCGTACCTCGCAGTAATGCCGTCTTTGGTGAGAGTGCCGGACGTTCCCGTCAGCTCAATGTCGTTATCACGGAGGCGTACGGTGGCGGCGGCATATTGTGCGTCGGACATGGGAATCTGGATCATTCTTGCCAGTGTAGACGCAAAGAACGAAATGGGCACCTCCTTTTGCGCTTTGAATTCTTGCGGGTCGGGCAGGTGAGGATTTGCAATGGCTCCGTATCCGGTATCCTGACCTTTCTTGCATTAAACGATGGCAACGACAAACGAAATCACGAACGAAGCCGGGCTGACTCCCGTAATGCGGCAGTTCCGCACCGCTAAGGATGCCCACCCCGACGCCCTGCTCTTCTTCCGGATGGGCGACTTCTACGAGCTCTTCTACGACGACGCCATTGTCGCCGCGCGCGAACTTCAGCTCACCCTGACCGCGCGCGACAAGAGCAAGTCCGTGCCCATGTGCGGCGTACCGTACCACTCGGCGGGACCGTATCTGCAGCGCCTGCTGCGGCTGGGTTATCGCGTGGCGCTCTGTGAGCAGATGGAGGACCCGAAGGCCACCAAGACCATCGTGCGTCGCGAGGTCACGCGTGTGCTCACTCCCGGCACGGCACTCGACCCATCGCTGGCCGCCAGCGAGAGCCAGTGGCTGGCGAGCGTCGCGGGAGTAGGCGCGGCTGCGGCGGCCTGTGTGGGAGTGGCGGCCATCGACCTCTCGACCGGCGAGTTTCGCGCGACCGAGTTCACCGGTGCAAACGCCTGGGCCTTAGCTCTCGACGAACTCGCACGGCTGCGGCCCGCGGAGTTGATCTTCTCCCGGGGCCCCGGAGGCTTCGGCGCTAAGACCACGCAGAGCGTCCGTCAGACGTCGCTACGGGAATCCGATGCCCCCGACGAGACCGAGACCAAAGAGGAGTCGGCGCCAGCGGATATCGGCGGCGCACGGACCGAAGTTGAAGAGTGGGTCTTCAACAAAGAGTATGCCGTGCCCCTTCTGCGGCAGCAGCTTCGGGTGCACTCCCTCGATGGCCTGGGACTCGGCAACCACGCCGCAGCCGCAGTCGCCGCGGGTGCGA encodes:
- a CDS encoding ROK family protein, with product MRVLVIDIGGTNVKVASTDTPVPIKIPSGPTMTAKSMCTQVLAATKGWRYDRISIGYPGPVVNHRPIAEPHNLGEGWVGFDYDKAFGKPLRFINDAAMQALGGYKSGRMLFLGTGTGLGSAMILDGVVVPLELAHLPYKKGHTYEEYIGAAGLEHRGKKRWRRSVLDIIELLQKAMVCDNVLLGGGNAKLMKKLPPHIVVGSNENAVKGGFRLWEDLTSKQAAKL
- the cysK gene encoding cysteine synthase A, giving the protein MGHLYNNILETVGHTPVVRINKLAPPDINLYVKVEAFNPLGSVKDRLALGVIEDAERRGELKPGQTVIESTSGNTGIGLAMVCAQKGYPLVLVLGENFSVERRKLMRFLGAKVILTPASGRATGAGEKAKELAEKHGWFMTRQFDNEANAEMHERTTAVEILEDFDGERLDYFVTGYGTGGTLNGIGRVLAKQRPETQVIVAEPEEAPMLSSGLPQERDAEGIASAAHPSWNPHPFQGWNPNFLSRLMGEAQDMNFIREVVLVPGAEAMKRSRELATQEGIFVGISSGGTFAAALRIAEKAPKGSTILCMLPDTGERYLSTPLFADISVDMTEEEIAIAHSTPSFWLPAAK
- a CDS encoding catalase, with the protein product MADKNSTNGSSPKPSTQALTTNQGRPVGDNQNSVTAGRRGPITLDDFQLFEKMAQFNRERIPERVVHAKGSGAHGNFVVTHDITKYTSAKLFSKVGNTCPMFIRFSTVGGEKGSADTARDPRGFAIKFYTEEGNWDMVGNNTPVFFIRDPLKFGDFIHTQKREPGSNLKSATMMWDFWSLSPESLHQVTILFSDRGIPDGYRHMNGYSSHTFSLINAAGELHYVKWHFKTNQGIKNLPVEEAEKLAGADPDYSQRDLHHAIERGEFPSWRVQIQVMPESEIDKFKYNPFDLTKVWPHADYPVIDVGVMTLDRMPDNYFAETEQAAFNPSNIVPGMGYSPDKMLQGRLLSYPDAHRYRIGTNYDLLPINARKNAGANYNRDGAMRFDGNYGSLPNYEPNSFGGPAQDPRYTERPYTTSTTLEKIARYDHRENNDDYTQAGDLWRLFDEGQKNRTAKAIADSLGQTPLRIQKLQLSHFKKADAEYASKIASLLGKDQHPEYLHGPDAAELPAAARLPEK
- the hemC gene encoding hydroxymethylbilane synthase — translated: MTIPTIRIGSRGSQLALWQANHIAAQLRERGHAVEIEVIRTVGDRMQDPGFVAPATFPDGTSLDAKGIFIKEIEDTLAVGKIDLAVHSLKDLPTTLDPRFTLAAIPVRADARDAFVCESYWGLHMLPSGARIGTTSPRRQAMLLALRPDLEFVEMRGNIDTRLRKWSEGQADALVLASAGLDRIGRAENVHQRFSIDELTPAPGQGALALETRCPLHPLDTEDSSRDPAIYAAIRELNDSATEYAVQAERTVLAVLGGGCQLPLGAFCHAVDDQWHLHAMVVSPDGEQVAHVVQKVPFGTPACELGSAVASELTARGALELLQVQPVA
- a CDS encoding NAD-dependent epimerase/dehydratase family protein, producing MRVILFGGTGMVGQGVLRQCIEDAEVERVLLVVRKTTGLASGKVEELVHNNFFDWTGAEEHFDGYDTCFFCLGVSSVGMSAASYSRITYDLTLSVAEMLISRGSLKTFVYVSGSGTDSTEKGRSMWARVKGATENALMRLPLPNVFCFRPGYIQPLHGIRSKVGWYNAIYTTLSWTYPLLRRVAAGLVTSTEELGCAMIGVARSGYPKKILETRDIQAAALQR
- the hemA gene encoding glutamyl-tRNA reductase; the encoded protein is MSELKTNSGSILLLGVNHTTAPLDVRERLAIPVSRLADATRTLAHQPGVREALILSTCNRVELLTVQDAPQASSVPPMGMLRFLHDYLNLPANEIEPHVYEFREREAIRHLFRVASSLDSMVVGEPQILGQVKQSWTVAREVGAVRSTLDPLLQRAFSVAKKVRTETQIGSSTVSIASVAAELARKIFGSLNGKTVLIVGAGKMSDLAARHLIQQGATTLLVSNRTEARAEKIADSLRTPSITTGVIPFEQLHEQSHRADIVITSTGAGHVFTPDRARALLQRRRNRPVFFIDIAVPRDVAPEINKLEGCFVYDMDDLQQVAAQNQAVRSREAEAAESIVSREVELYGERLAQAPAAQAIKQLMLEAEALRQQELARTAQRLSPQPLTPEQQAAIEALTKSLTAKLLHPQIAALRGAANASESDE
- the ccsA gene encoding cytochrome c biogenesis protein CcsA, yielding MSLLWLRVAVLLYGIAALAVLPAALYSRPRWRHVALPAALAGVFFHFVALVEILYAAHRALPVDTHETLSMLGLLLAGAFLVLAAKYRTVSFGIFLLPIAVLLTIVPAFRPGHETIAYPFVGTLWLFLHVALLLAAYAALFLSLIASLLYLIQERRLKQKRAGQPRTWLPPLETTDQIALKSLLFGLPCMTAGLLIGSVIALQTIGPAFFADPKVLLSFAMWIAYMLMIFIRRHSGLRGRRAVYLSSFVFLVVLAVWAANQLSVVHRFKAP